The stretch of DNA GATGACGGTCGAGGCATTCCTGTTGATACGCACGCGACAGGAGTTTCCGCCCTTGAAGTCGTCATGACCACACTGCACGCTGGCGGCAAATTTGATGGTCGAGAACAGGTCGGCTACCAAACCGCTGGCGGTTTGCACGGTGTTGGTGCTTCCTGTGTCAATGCCCTCTCTGAATGGCTCCATGTTCAAGTCTATCAAAATGGAGATATCTACGAACAACGCTACGAGCGTGGTATTCCGCAGACCCCCGTAGAGAAAACCGGTAAGAGCAGGAAATCAGGCACTCAGACCACATTCATGCCTGACTCCGAAATATTTGACACGCTCGACTTTTCACACGATGTCCTTCGGGACAGGCTTAGAGAACTCGCCTTCCTCAACAAAGGCGTACGCATTCAACTTCACGATACACGCGATGATGAAAATTCGGAACCGAGTGCCTTTCAATACGATGGTGGGATCGCCTCCTTCGTTACTTACTATAATCAAAACAAAGAAGTCCTGCACCCCGAGCCGATCTACATAGAGGGTGTTGAATCAGAGATCGCAGTAGAGATCGCCTTTCAGTTTAATACGACCTATACAGAAAACATTAGTTCCTACGCCAATAACATCCGCACCGCCGAAGGGGGATTTCACGAGAGCGGCTTTAAGAGTGCTGTTACCCGCGCTTTCAAAACCTACGCCACCGCTAACGATCTCCTACGAAGTGCCAAAGTAGACCTCACGGGTGAAGACATCCGCGAAGGAATAACCGCGGTCATCAGTGTCAAAGTTCCTGATCCACAATTCGAGGGGCAAACGAAGTCCAAACTCGGAAACACAGAGGTCGAAGGAATCGTTCAGAGTTTTGTTGGTTCACGTCTCAAAACGCTTTTGGAAGAAAATCCGTCGGTCTCCAAACGTATCATCCAAAAATCTATTGATGCTGCGCGAGCACGTGAAGCCGCCCGGAGTGCCAGAGAAGTGGTCCGTCGCAAAAGTGTCCTCGACTCGGCATCTATGCCCGGAAAACTCGCTGACTGTTCCGAACGCGACTCATCGAAAACCGAACTCTTTCTTGTCGAAGGAGATTCCGCCGGTGGGACCGCCAAACAGGGAAGGGATCGACAGAACCAAGCAGTCCTCCCGCTTAAAGGTAAAGGTATCAACGTAGACAAGGCGAGACTCGACAAAATCCTCAGAAACGCCCAAGTTATTGACATCATCACGGCATTGGGAACAGGGATCGGTGCTGAAGAGTTCAGCCTCGAAAAACTACGCTACGCCAAAATTATCATTATGGCGGATGCCGATGTTGATGGTGCTCACATCCGAACGTTGCTTTTAACGTTTTTTTTCCGTCAGATGCCGGAACTCATCGCCGCTGGGCATCTCTACATTGCCCAACCGCCACTTTATCAAGTGAGAAAGGGCAGAAGTTCACAGTATCTACAAGATGATGAAGAAATGGA from Candidatus Poribacteria bacterium encodes:
- the gyrB gene encoding DNA topoisomerase (ATP-hydrolyzing) subunit B, with translation MSKKARTYTASDIQILEGLEAVRKRPSMYIGSTGPAGLHHLVTELVDNSIDEIGAGYGTHVEVKLHRDGSVTVSDDGRGIPVDTHATGVSALEVVMTTLHAGGKFDGREQVGYQTAGGLHGVGASCVNALSEWLHVQVYQNGDIYEQRYERGIPQTPVEKTGKSRKSGTQTTFMPDSEIFDTLDFSHDVLRDRLRELAFLNKGVRIQLHDTRDDENSEPSAFQYDGGIASFVTYYNQNKEVLHPEPIYIEGVESEIAVEIAFQFNTTYTENISSYANNIRTAEGGFHESGFKSAVTRAFKTYATANDLLRSAKVDLTGEDIREGITAVISVKVPDPQFEGQTKSKLGNTEVEGIVQSFVGSRLKTLLEENPSVSKRIIQKSIDAARAREAARSAREVVRRKSVLDSASMPGKLADCSERDSSKTELFLVEGDSAGGTAKQGRDRQNQAVLPLKGKGINVDKARLDKILRNAQVIDIITALGTGIGAEEFSLEKLRYAKIIIMADADVDGAHIRTLLLTFFFRQMPELIAAGHLYIAQPPLYQVRKGRSSQYLQDDEEMEDYLLTLALDTVQITNARRNTPYTSSEYRTIASAVRRIQSLINQINRSGVPLSSLRSETPDPADTSDKVDKLLSMLVDVSLVQVNDPLTVAQEVPDEDPAPATDTQTTLFGDAEHSTTEEKTDKLNMGDATPRTWHHELRRELEKLAEFDIQETDFRSPDESNGSGASKSQKLFSVQSENGDAYHADDIFSLVQHLFQIEHRGLTITRYKGLAEMNADQLRDTTMRQDDRILLRVTLEDAVEADRVFTLLMGDVVEPRREFIERYGTQVNLDLYGA